From the Saccharomycodes ludwigii strain NBRC 1722 chromosome I, whole genome shotgun sequence genome, one window contains:
- a CDS encoding uncharacterized protein (similar to Saccharomyces cerevisiae YIL119C | RPI1 | Ras-cAMP Pathway Inhibitor) has product MANNEFIQKQQNKLYYTETIENNNKIQITNQRYQPIPLQRQVQYQFLPQQSGVNNTNTYLPYIPQQQQQQQQQQQQQQQQQQQQQQQQQHMFHLPQPSIHSFDQNFIDLRTKPAFAPPGADQYIPISMNNTTNSGIDAFQTNTSLNDKKNLSNFHSLIDYRNSQFYKTQKQEPEDVSSIKKTTYADATTGRINIFPMHSSNNNANLLPPQQQSSILAGTLNGNPTSSTTGKTTDLSTYHNTINNNNNNNNNNHSLLYRPLPPSSTSMNTGNNSNPGICQQQQQQQQQQQQQQKHYHTNQISSLLTNNISSSPLQNVSTLSSKSSDISATSNFLNNNNVNTTITNDKTTNADNKDKTITNTSSTDNTTDNVNTNTNNTNTNTTTNNNNSGDSNNINENKSINGLMKHISISTSRNDSLPLTNNSKNLWKRSEDLSLIKTVLDCITESENNADTIEIKEDQKTGRTKTKKITKKGKRKWTYISKMLNKNYKVSRNNRQCRDRFNILYTRAVRKYSKNEQSVDELDWLLRKCITLDLVHDDEDDLADIGEARSGAMNTSLSTSSTNTTFTTKVRGYSVSSAGSNNSSSPNETKVVTDLKNNMIDLNQTINNLMQQIHILRSENDRLTNIMKEQNEEIQNLKHRWNK; this is encoded by the coding sequence atGGCCAACAATgaatttattcaaaaacaacaaaataaattgtatTATACAGAAACGatagaaaataacaataaaatacagATAACTAATCAAAGATACCAACCAATTCCGCTGCAACGACAAGTGCAGTATCAATTCTTACCTCAACAATCGGGGGTTAACAACACAAATACTTATCTGCCATATATTccacaacaacagcaacaacagcaacaacagcaacaacagcaacaacagcaacaacagcaacaacaacaacaacagcaacataTGTTCCACTTACCTCAACCATCAATCCACTCATTTGatcaaaattttattgatttaaGAACTAAGCCGGCATTTGCACCCCCAGGAGCAGACCAATACATTCCAATTAGTATGaataatactactaataGCGGCATTGATGCCTTTCAAACGAATACATCattaaatgataaaaaaaatctttcaaATTTTCATAGCCTGATTGACTATAGAAATTCTCAGTTTTATAAAACACAAAAACAAGAACCAGAAGACGTTTCATCCATAAAAAAGACTACTTATGCAGATGCTACCACTGGTAGGATTAACATATTTCCTATGCATtcaagtaataataatgccaaCCTGCTGCCGCCACAGCAACAGTCATCTATCCTTGCAGGGACGTTAAACGGGAATCCTACTTCCAGTACTACTGGTAAGACAACGGACCTTTCTACTTACCATAATactataaataataataataataataataataataatcatagtCTACTTTATAGACCACTACCACCATCTTCTACTTCTATGAATACCGGAAACAATAGTAATCCAGGCATATGtcaacaacagcagcaacaacaacagcaacaacaacaacagcaaaagCATTATCACACAAATCAGATATCTAGTTTGTTAACTAACAACATTAGTTCTAGTCCCCTTCAAAATGTTTCTACACTTAGTTCAAAGTCTTCTGATATCAGTGCTACcagtaattttttgaataataacaatgtcaatactactattactaaTGATAAAACTACTAATGCagataataaagataaaactATTACCAATACTAGTTCTACCGATAATACTACTGATAATGtcaatactaatactaataataccaacactaatactactactaataataataacagtggTGAcagcaataatattaacgaaaataaatctataAATGGGTTAATGAAACATATATCCATAAGTACTAGTCGCAATGATTCGCTTCCATTAACTAACAATTCAAAGAATTTGTGGAAAAGATCTGAAGATCTATCACTAATTAAAACTGTGTTGGATTGTATAACAGAAAGTGAAAACAATGCGGATACCattgaaataaaagagGACCAAAAAACGGGTAGGACAAAAACTAAGAAGATTACCaaaaaggggaaaagaaaatggacTTATATTAGCAAGATGTTGAATAAGAATTATAAGGTTTCTAGGAATAATAGACAATGTAGAGAtagatttaatattttgtataCTAGGGCGGTTAGGAAGTATTCTAAAAACGAACAATCCGTTGACGAATTAGATTGGTTATTGAGAAAGTGTATCACTTTAGATTTGGTccatgatgatgaagacgACTTAGCAGATATAGGTGAGGCTCGTAGTGGTGCTATGAATACTAGTCTTAGTACTAGTAGTACTAACACTACTTTTACAACTAAAGTAAGAGGATATAGTGTGAGTAGCGCCGgaagtaataatagtagtagtcCTAACGAAACCAAGGTTGTAACGGatctaaaaaataatatgatAGATTTGAATCAAACTATTAACAATTTAATGCAGCAAATACATATTTTAAGATCGGAAAATGATCGtttaacaaatataatgaaGGAACAAAATGAAGAGATCCAAAATTTGAAACACCGTTGGAATAAATAA
- a CDS encoding 1,3-beta-glucan synthase (similar to Saccharomyces cerevisiae YLR342W | FKS1 | FK506 Sensitivity (paralog of YGR032W | GSC2)) encodes MSHNDQQNTYFDQGQQQPQDGGIPYDQQQAVYEQYDQYGNPIPQQGYEQYDQYGNPQQAYDQYNNSYDQYNNNVNQGMYSDQDYSNNGGGYYDQPPPGVQDENFSDFSYGPPGTPGGADQYTQMSYGDPNRSSGSSTPMYGEGFDPAAIAMALPNDPYPAWTADSQSPVTIEQIEDVFIDLANRFGFQRDSMRNMFDHFMTLLDSRASRMSPDQALLSLHADYIGGDTANYKKWYFAAQLDMDDQVGFRNMNLGKLSRKARKLKKKKKKAVEEATANAGEDPVANSEAILTQLEGDNSLEAADYRWKAKMNILSPLEKVRQIALYLLCWGEANQVRFTSECLCFIYKCACDYLDSPMCQQNTQPMPEGDYLNRVITPIYRFLRAQVYEIVDGRYVKREREHNEVIGYDDVNQLFWYPEGLTKIVFEDGTKLTDLPAEERYLRLGDVSWDDVFFKTYKETRTWFHLVTNFNRIWILHASVYWMYTAYNAPTLYTHNYQQLVNNSPTPEYRWASCALAGSFASFVQICATICEWCFVPRKWAGAQHLSRRFWFLCIIFGINLGPIIFVFAYDPMNVYSRLAYAIAVVFFFVAIVTIVFFSVMPLGGLFTSYMSKSSRRYVASQTFTASFAPLKGLDMWMSYLLWTTVFAAKFSESYYFLTLSLKDPIRTLANMTMRCYGEYWWGDVLCKNQSKITLGLMIATDMILFFLDTYMWYVICNTVFSVGKSFYMGISILTPWRNIFSRLPKRIYSKILATNDMEIKYKPKVLISQIWNAIVISMYREHLLAIDHVQKLLYHQVPSEIEGKRTLRAPTFFVSQDDNNFDTEFFPKDSEAERRITFFAQSLATPMPEPLPVDNMPTFTVLTPHYSEKILLSLREIIREDDQFSRVTLLEYLKQLHPVEWECFVKDTKILAEETAAYEGGENEDGEKSDELKAQIDDLPFYCIGFKSAAPEYTLRTRIWASLRSQTLYRTISGFMNYARAIKLLYRVENPEIVQMFGGNAEGLERELEKMARRKFKFVVSMQRLTKFKPYEMENAEFLLRAYPDLQIAYLDEEPPLNEGDEPRIYSALIDGHSEILPNGRRRPKFRVQLSGNPILGDGKSDNQNHALIFYRGEYMQLIDANQDNYLEECLKIRSVLAEFEELNVEQVNPYAPDLKYEEQNTNHPVAIVGAREYIFSENSGVLGDIAAGKEQTFGTLFARTLSQIGGKLHYGHPDFINATYMTTRSGISKAQKGLHLNEDIYAGMNALLRGGRIKHCEYYQCGKGRDLGFGTILNFTTKIGAGMGEQMLSREYYYLGTQLPIDRFMSFYYAHPGFHLNNLFIQLSLQLFMLTLINLNSLAHEAIICDYDKNKPITDILYPIGCYNLSPAIDWIRRYTLSIFIVFFIAFVPIVVQELIERGVWKATVRFWRHVLSLSPMFEVFAGQVYSNALLSDMTYGGARYISTGRGFATSRIPFSILYSRFANSAIYLGARSLLMILFGSVAHWQPALLWFWASLSSLMFSPFIFNPHQFAKEDYFLDYRDYIRWLSRGNNKYHRNSWIGYVRMSRSRITGFKRKLLGDESEKGIGDSSRARRFNLFISELIPCAIYAAGCFIAFTFINAQTGVKDTDYVNSVLRIIICTLGPIAIDMGVLFVCMGMSCCSGPLFGMCCKKTGSVMAGFAHGVAVLAHLASFIVMWVLEGFHFARMLIGVITCIYCQRLVFVCMSSLLLTREFKNDHANTAFWTGKWYGQGLGYMAWTQPSREWTAKVIELSEFAADFILGHVLLFCQLPFVLIPYMDKFHSMMLFWLKPSRQIRPPIYSLKQARLRKRMVKKYATLYGFVLAGFCACIIGPAAASAGVPDPIAGSLTGALKNFVQPRHQNNNDTGKHMSTYKGHWFTSTPQLKSYSTKTP; translated from the coding sequence ATGTCCCATAACGATCAACAAAATACTTATTTTGATCAAGGACAACAACAGCCTCAAGATGGAGGTATTCCATATGACCAGCAACAAGCAGTTTATGAACAATACGACCAATATGGGAATCCAATACCACAACAAGGATATGAACAATATGACCAATATGGGAACCCACAACAGGCTTATGATCAATACAATAACAGCTATGATCAGTACAACAATAATGTTAACCAAGGTATGTACTCAGATCAAGACTATTCTAATAATGGTGGCGGTTATTATGACCAACCACCACCAGGTGTTCAAGATGAAAACTTTTCTGATTTCAGTTATGGTCCTCCTGGCACACCAGGGGGTGCGGACCAATATACGCAAATGAGTTATGGTGATCCTAATAGATCTTCTGGTTCTTCGACACCCATGTATGGAGAAGGTTTTGATCCGGCCGCTATTGCGATGGCTTTGCCAAATGACCCATATCCTGCCTGGACGGCCGATTCCCAATCTCCTGTCACTATTGAACAGATCGAAGATGTTTTCATTGATTTGGCCAATAGGTTTGGTTTTCAAAGGGATTCAATGAGAAATATGTTTGATCATTTTATGACATTACTAGACTCCCGTGCTAGTAGAATGTCTCCTGACCAAGCTTTACTATCGTTGCATGCTGATTATATTGGTGGCGATACCGCAAACTACAAGAAATGGTATTTTGCCGCACAATTAGATATGGACGATCAAGTTGGTTTTAGAAATATGAACCTAGGTAAATTAAGCAGAAAAGCcagaaaattgaaaaaaaagaagaagaaggcGGTTGAGGAAGCTACAGCCAATGCCGGAGAAGATCCGGTGGCAAACAGTGAAGCCATTTTAACTCAGTTAGAGGGCGATAATTCTTTAGAAGCTGCTGATTACAGATGGAAGGCTAAGATGAACATTTTATCGCCACTAGAAAAGGTTCGTCAAATTGCATTGTATTTGTTGTGTTGGGGTGAAGCCAACCAAGTTAGATTTACTTCTGAATGTTTATGCTTCATTTATAAATGTGCCTGCGATTACTTAGATTCTCCAATGTGCCAACAGAATACTCAGCCTATGCCAGAAGGTGATTATTTGAATAGGGTTATCACTCCAATTTATAGATTTTTGAGGGCACAAGTTTACGAAATTGTTGATGGTCGTTATGTTAAGCGTGAAAGAGAACATAACGAGGTTATCGGTTATGATGATGTCAACCAATTGTTCTGGTATCCAGAAGGGTTGACTAAGATTGTTTTTGAAGATGGCACTAAATTAACCGATTTGCCAGCTGAGGAACGTTATTTAAGATTAGGTGATGTTTCCTGGGACgacgttttttttaagactTATAAGGAGACCCGTACGTGGTTCCATTTGGTGACTAACTTTAATCGTATTTGGATTTTACATGCTTCGGTTTATTGGATGTATACCGCTTACAATGCCCCTACTTTATACACACACAACTATCAACAATTGGTCAATAATTCCCCAACACCAGAATATAGATGGGCTTCCTGTGCTTTGGCTGGTTCTTTTGCTTCTTTTGTACAGATCTGTGCCACCATTTGTGAATGGTGTTTTGTTCCTAGAAAGTGGGCAGGTGCTCAGCACTTGTCTCGTCGTTTTTGGTTTctttgtataatttttggTATTAATTTGGGTCCtatcatttttgtttttgcgTACGATCCCATGAATGTTTATTCTCGGTTAGCATATGCTATTGCcgttgttttctttttcgttGCAATTGTCACCATTGTGTTCTTTTCAGTCATGCCTTTGGGAGGGTTATTCACGTCCTACATGAGCAAATCTTCTAGACGTTATGTTGCCTCTCAAACATTTACCGCTTCTTTTGCTCCATTAAAAGGTCTTGACATGTGGATGTCATACTTGTTGTGGACCACTGTTTTTGCTGCCAAATTTTCTGAATCCTACTATTTTTTGACCTTATCTTTGAAGGATCCAATCAGAACATTAGCCAACATGACTATGAGATGTTATGGTGAATACTGGTGGGGTGATGTTTTGTGTAAGAACCAGAGTAAAATTACTTTAGGGTTGATGATTGCTACTGAtatgattttgtttttcttagATACCTATATGTGGTACGTTATCTGTAACACTGTTTTTTCTGTTGGTAAATCGTTTTACATGGGTATTTCTATTTTGACACCATGGAGGAATATCTTTTCTAGATTGCCAAAGAGAATTTACTCCAAAATTTTGGCCACCAACGATATGGAAATTAAATACAAGCCCAAGGTTTTGATTTCTCAAATCTGGAATGCCATTGTTATTTCTATGTACAGAGAACATTTGTTAGCTATTGACCATGTCCAAAAATTGTTGTACCATCAAGTTCCATCAGAAATTGAGGGGAAAAGAACTTTGAGAGCACctactttttttgtttctcaGGATGATAACAACTTTGACACTGAATTTTTCCCCAAAGATTCTGAGGCTGAACGTCGTATTACCTTTTTTGCTCAATCCTTAGCCACACCAATGCCAGAACCGTTACCAGTTGATAACATGCCAACCTTTACTGTCTTGACTCCACATTAttcagaaaaaattttattgtcTTTGAGGGAAATTATTCGTGAAGATGATCAATTTTCAAGAGTTACTTTACTAGAATATTTGAAACAATTGCACCCTGTTGAATGGGAATGTTTTGTCAAAGATACTAAGATTTTAGCTGAAGAAACTGCTGCTTATGAGGGTGGTGAAAATGAGGATGGTGAAAAAAGTGATGAATTGAAGGCACAAATCGATGACTTGCCATTTTACTGTATTGGTTTCAAATCTGCTGCTCCTGAATATACTTTACGTACTCGTATTTGGGCTTCTTTGAGATCACAAACTTTGTACCGTACCATTTCTGGTTTTATGAATTATGCAAGAGCTATTAAGTTATTGTACCGTGTCGAGAATCCTGAAATTGTTCAAATGTTTGGTGGCAATGCTGAGGGTCTAGAAAGGGAATTAGAAAAGATGGCCAGAagaaaattcaaatttgtGGTTTCCATGCAAAGATTGACCAAGTTCAAGCCATATGAAATGGAAAATGCTGAGTTTTTGTTGAGAGCTTATCCTGATTTACAAATTGCTTACTTGGATGAAGAACCACCATTGAATGAGGGTGATGAGCCAAGAATTTATTCTGCTTTGATTGATGGCCATTCCGAGATTTTGCCAAACGGTCGTAGACGTCCTAAGTTTAGAGTCCAATTGTCTGGTAACCCAATTTTGGGTGATGGTAAATCCGATAATCAGAACCACGCTTTAATTTTCTACAGAGGTGAATATATGCAATTGATTGATGCTAACCAAGATAACTACTTGGAAGAATGTTTGAAGATTAGATCTGTTTTGGCCGAATTTGAAGAATTGAACGTTGAACAGGTTAATCCATATGCTCCAGATTTGAAGTATGAAGAACAAAATACCAATCATCCAGTGGCAATTGTGGGTGCTAGAGAGTATATTTTCTCTGAAAACTCTGGTGTTTTGGGTGATATTGCAGCTGGTAAGGAACAAACGTTTGGTACCTTGTTTGCTCGTACGTTGTCTCAGATTGGTGGTAAATTGCATTATGGTCATCCGGATTTTATCAACGCCACCTATATGACTACTAGAAGTGGTATTTCCAAGGCACAAAAGGGTTTGCATTTGAACGAAGATATTTATGCGGGTATGAATGCTTTGTTGAGAGGTGGTAGAATTAAACATTGTGAATATTACCAATGTGGTAAGGGTAGAGATTTAGGTTTTGGTACAATTTTGAATTTCACAACCAAGATTGGTGCTGGTATGGGTGAGCAAATGTTATCACGtgagtattattatttgggTACTCAGTTGCCAATTGATCGTTTCatgtctttttattatgcGCATCCCGGTTTTCATTTGAATAATCTGTTTATTCAATTGTCGTTGCAATTGTTTATGTTAACTTTGATCAACTTGAACTCTTTGGCTCATGAGGCCATTATCTGTGACTATGACAAGAACAAGCCTATTACTGATATCTTGTATCCAATTGGATGTTACAATTTGTCGCCAGCTATTGATTGGATCAGACGTTATACTTTGTCCATTTTCATTGTTTTCTTCATTGCCTTTGTTCCCATTGTGGTGCAAGAATTGATCGAGCGTGGTGTTTGGAAGGCTACTGTTAGATTTTGGCGTCATGTTTTGTCTTTGTCTCCAATGTTTGAAGTCTTTGCTGGTCAAGTTTATTCTAACGCCTTGTTGAGTGATATGACCTATGGTGGGGCTCGTTATATTTCCACTGGTCGTGGTTTTGCTACTTCTCGTATTCCATTTTCCATTCTTTATTCAAGATTTGCTAATTCTGCCATTTATTTAGGTGCAAGATCTTTGTTGATGATTTTGTTTGGCTCTGTTGCTCATTGGCAACCAGCTTTGTTGTGGTTTTGGGCATCTCTGTCTTCCTTGATGTTTTCACCATTTATCTTTAATCCACATCAATTTGCCAAAGAAGATTACTTTTTGGACTACAGAGATTATATTAGATGGCTAAGTAGAGGTAATAACAAGTACCACAGAAATTCATGGATTGGTTATGTCAGAATGTCAAGATCTAGGATCACTGGTTTCAAACGTAAGCTTCTAGGTGACGAGTCAGAAAAAGGTATTGGTGATTCATCTAGAGCTCGTCGTTTTAACTTGTTTATTTCTGAGCTGATCCCATGTGCTATTTATGCTGCTGGTTGCTTTATTGCATTTACTTTTATCAATGCACAAACGGGTGTTAAGGACACTGATTATGTTAATTCTGTCTTacgtattattatttgcacTTTGGGTCCAATTGCTATTGACATGGgtgttttatttgtttgtatGGGCATGTCATGTTGTTCAGGACCATTGTTCGGTATGTGTTGTAAGAAGACTGGTTCTGTGATGGCTGGTTTTGCTCATGGTGTGGCTGTTCTTGCTCATTTGGCTTCTTTTATAGTCATGTGGGTTTTGGAAGGTTTCCATTTTGCTAGGATGTTGATTGGTGTTATTACCTGTATTTATTGTCAAAGATTGGTTTTTGTCTGCATGTCAAGTTTGTTGTTGACTCGTGAATTTAAGAACGATCACGCCAATACTGCTTTCTGGACCGGTAAGTGGTATGGTCAAGGTTTAGGTTATATGGCTTGGACTCAACCTTCTAGAGAATGGACCGCCAAAGTTATTGAATTATCAGAATTTGCTGcagattttattttgggtCATGTTTTGTTGTTCTGTCAATTACCATTTGTTTTGATTCCATATATGGATAAGTTCCATTCTATGATGTTGTTTTGGTTGAAGCCATCTCGTCAAATCCGCCCACCCATTTACTCTTTAAAACAGGCACGTTTACGTAAGCGTATGGTTAAGAAGTATGCTACTTTATATGGATTTGTTTTAGCAGGTTTCTGCGCTTGTATTATTGGCCCTGCTGCTGCTTCTGCAGGCGTTCCCGATCCTATTGCTGGATCTTTAACTGGTGCTCTTAAGAATTTTGTTCAACCAAGGCATCAAAACAATAACGATACTGGTAAACATATGTCTACTTATAAGGGTCACTGGTTTACCTCTACTCCACAATTGAAATCATATTCAACCAAGACTCCATAG